In Pseudomonadota bacterium, the following are encoded in one genomic region:
- a CDS encoding sulfotransferase produces the protein MDHSSRRLILVTGIPRSGTTAIGQMLALAPHAYTLHEPFNYHSGLRQINAYFEIPGAPSFPFQLLDQIICNIKQLALAFKLGVFPTDEGLRRVIKSIIGGRPLNSYRLLRLYPAVKTIIWKDPVACFTADYVSKQHDVDVLVMLRNPWAVAASFKRMEWAFDLSDIFTRLSQAGIDGRNTLPLIGGQVHNSVANAGVLWATIYSVLAKWADTNTRIHFVNLDEILAHPNLAYARIYQVLNLEWSDRVSRKISKFYRTTTDSIVPKHKKAHDQNRDIRKVNDYWRGILTEEECDFITNHVAPHWEKLQRTAAGKLDRGH, from the coding sequence ATGGACCATAGTTCACGCAGACTTATTCTGGTTACCGGCATACCCCGAAGCGGTACAACCGCCATTGGGCAAATGTTGGCGCTGGCACCTCATGCCTACACGCTCCATGAGCCATTCAATTATCACTCCGGGCTTAGACAGATTAACGCATACTTCGAAATTCCAGGCGCGCCTTCTTTTCCATTTCAGTTGCTTGACCAGATAATATGTAACATCAAGCAGCTAGCGCTAGCGTTTAAGCTCGGAGTTTTCCCTACTGATGAAGGATTAAGACGAGTAATAAAATCGATAATTGGCGGGCGACCACTAAATTCTTATCGGCTGTTGCGACTTTACCCCGCTGTTAAGACGATAATTTGGAAGGATCCGGTGGCGTGCTTTACAGCGGATTACGTATCTAAGCAACATGATGTCGACGTGCTGGTGATGCTTCGCAATCCTTGGGCGGTTGCTGCAAGCTTCAAACGCATGGAATGGGCCTTTGATCTTAGCGATATTTTCACACGCTTAAGTCAAGCAGGTATAGACGGTCGCAACACCCTGCCGTTGATCGGGGGGCAGGTTCATAATTCGGTAGCGAATGCGGGTGTTCTCTGGGCCACAATCTATTCAGTTCTTGCGAAGTGGGCGGATACGAATACAAGGATCCACTTTGTTAACTTAGATGAGATCCTCGCTCATCCGAATTTGGCCTACGCTAGAATCTACCAGGTGCTCAATCTCGAGTGGAGCGATCGCGTTTCAAGAAAGATCAGTAAATTCTACAGGACAACAACGGATTCAATCGTACCGAAACATAAAAAAGCGCACGATCAGAATAGGGATATTCGCAAAGTGAATGATTACTGGCGAGGAATTCTTACTGAAGAAGAATGCGATTTTATCACCAATCATGTAGCGCCACACTGGGAGAAGCTTCAGAGAACTGCTGCTGGAAAGTTAGACAGGGGGCATTAA